A part of Rattus norvegicus strain BN/NHsdMcwi chromosome 4, GRCr8, whole genome shotgun sequence genomic DNA contains:
- the Or2a20 gene encoding olfactory receptor Olr820: MEENQTMVTEFILLGFCLGPRIHLVLFLLFSLFYTFTILGNGTILALICLDSRLHTPMYFFLSHLAIVDMAYACNTVPQTLVNLLDETKSISFTGCITQTFLFLAFAHTECVLLVVMSYDRYVAICHPLHYTVIMNWRVCTILVAISWIFSFLLALVHIILILRLPFCGPHEINHFFCEILSVLKLACADTTLNQVVIFAACVLILVGPLCFVLVSYTCILMAILKIQSGEGRRKAFSTCSSHLCVVGLFFGSAIVMYMAPKSEHPEEQQKILFLFYSFFNPMLNPLIYSLRNAEVKGALWRVLCKESHSCLVWCSHHKA, encoded by the coding sequence ATGGAAGAAAATCAGACCATGGTCACAGAGTTCATCCTGCTGGGATTCTGTCTTGGCCCTAGGATTCACCTAgttctttttctacttttctctctcttctatacgttTACCATACTGGGCAATGGGACTATCCTTGCACTGATCTGCCTAGACTCCAGACTCCAcactcccatgtacttcttcctgtcCCACCTGGCCATTGTCGATATGGCCTATGCCTGCAACACAGTGCCACAAACACTGGTAAACCTCTTGGATGAGACCAAGTCCATCTCCTTCACTGGATGCATAACACAGACCTTTCTCTTCTTGGCTTTTGCACACACAGAATGTGTGCTCCTTGTCGTGATGTCCTATGACCGGTATGTAGCTATCTGCCATCCACTACACTACACTGTCATTATGAATTGGAGAGTGTGTACCATCTTGGTTGCTATTTCCTGGATATTTAGCTTCCTCTTGGCTCTGGTCCATATAATCCTCATCCTGAGGCTTCCCTTCTGTGGACCTCATGAAATCAATCACTTCTTCTGTGAAATCCTGTCTGTCCTCAAGCTGGCCTGTGCTGACACAACACTCAATCAAGTTGTCATCTTTGCAGCCTGTGTATTGATCTTAGTGGGGCCCCTGTGCTTTGTTCTAGTCTCCTATACATGCATCCTGATGGCCATCCTAAAGATCCAGTCAGGGGAGGGCCGCAGAAAGGCCTTCTCCACCTGTTCCTCCCACCTCTGTGTGGTAGGGCTCTTCTTTGGCAGTGCCATTGTCATGTACATGGCCCCCAAGTCAGAGCACCCTGAGGAACAGCAGAAGatccttttcttgttttacagTTTTTTCAACCCCATGCTGAACCCCCtgatctacagcctgaggaatgCTGAGGTCAAAGGTGCCCTCTGGAGGGTACTGTGCAAAGAAAGTCATTCTTGTTTGGTGTGGTGTTCACACCACAAGGCTTGA
- the Or2a57 gene encoding olfactory receptor Olr821 — MKENQTVVTEFILLGFCLGPRIHLVLFLLFSLFYMFTILGNGTILAMICLDSRLHTPMYFFLSHLAIVDMAYACNTVPQTLVNLLDETKPISFTGCMTQTYLFLTFAITECLLLVVMSYDRYVAICHPLHYSVIMNWRACSILAAVSWIVSFLLSLVHLLLILRLPFCGPHEINHFFCEILSVLKLACADTTLNQLVIFTACVFTLVGPLCFVLVSYMRILVAILRIQSGEGRRKAFSTCSSHLCVVGLFFGSAIVMYMAPKSEHPEEQQKILFLFYSFFNPMLNPLIYSLRNAEVKGALWRVLCKESHSCLVWCSHHKA, encoded by the coding sequence atgaaagaaaatcagACTGTGGTCACAGAGTTCATCCTGCTGGGATTCTGTCTTGGCCCAAGGATTCACCTAgttctttttctacttttctctctcttctatatgtTCACCATACTGGGCAATGGGACTATCCTTGCAATGATCTGCCTGGACTCCAGACTCCAcactcccatgtacttcttcctgtcCCACCTGGCCATTGTCGATATGGCCTATGCCTGCAACACAGTGCCACAAACACTGGTAAACCTCTTGGATGAGACCAAGCCCATCTCCTTCACTGGATGCATGACACAGACTTATCTATTTTTGACATTTGCTATCACCGAATGTCTTCTCCTTGTGGTGATGTCCTATGATCGGTATGTTGCTATCTGCCACCCGCTACACTACTCTGTCATCATGAACTGGAGAGCGTGTAGTATCCTGGCTGCTGTTTCCTGGATAGttagctttctcctttctttggtCCACTTACTTCTTATCCTAAGGCTGCCCTTCTGTGGACCTCATGAAATCAATCACTTCTTCTGTGAAATCCTGTCTGTCCTCAAGCTGGCCTGTGCTGACACAACACTCAATCAACTTGTCATCTTTACAGCCTGTGTGTTCACCTTAGTGGGGCCCCTGTGCTTTGTTCTAGTCTCCTATATGCGCATCCTGGTGGCCATCCTTAGGATCCAGTCAGGGGAGGGCCGCAGAAAGGCCTTCTCCACCTGTTCCTCCCACCTCTGTGTGGTAGGGCTCTTCTTTGGCAGTGCCATTGTCATGTACATGGCCCCCAAGTCAGAGCACCCTGAGGAACAGCAGAAGatccttttcttgttttacagTTTTTTCAACCCCATGCTGAACCCCCtgatctacagcctgaggaatgCTGAGGTCAAAGGTGCCCTCTGGAGGGTACTGTGCAAAGAAAGTCATTCTTGTTTGGTGTGGTGTTCACACCACAAGGCTTGA